The genomic region CCCGAATATCATTCCAAGACCTAATCCAGCAATTGGACCCCCAAGGGGTGCGAATTGAGCTCCGTAAACCGAGTTCCAGGCAAACGGGTTGAATACGTTAAGGGTATTGTCAGGGGACATTACGATTATGTATAACGAGGTTATAGCCAGAAACGCTATTTCCGTCATAGCAGCATATCTGATGTACTTCATTTGAGGCCTTATCCCCACAATGGCGAGCCCAATTGGAACCAGAATGAAGCCTAAGATGAAGGGGATCCAGATCCATCCGGGCAAACTGATCCCAAAGAAGTAATTCAATACCCCTGGGAGTACCACGCCTGCAACGTAAACAGGAATAGCTGCAGTACTAGCTATTTGATATACCGGATACATGAGACCAGTTACTATTGCTGTAAAGGGACCTAAGGCAGTGGCCACGTAACCATAGTATCCACCTGCACTTGCGTGTCTCTTTGACAGATGATATAACGTGTTTACTTCTATGAACATGGTAAGCATCGCTAGTAAAAACGCGAAGGGAGTTAGCACGAACGCAAAGGCCGCAGCTGAGGTAATGAAGGCGACAGTATCACACGCGGGCGCCATTGCAGCTATTTCCTGAGCTACAGCCTCAAGCGTGCCAACTACTCCTCTTCTTAATCTTGGAACTGCCTTTTGATTGGACATTTTAGGGTCAACCTAAAATTAGGGTTAACCTAAAGTATATAAACTTTCCTTAGTAATCAACACTATGGAAGAGAATCTAGTGGTAAGGAGGAACATGGAGGACCTAGAGAGCGAAAGGATTCAACTGGTGAAGATCGCTGATGGGGTATTTACGAGCAGAAATCCATTTCAGGATGTCCTTCTTGAGGACGGGATTCTAGTACATTGCATGAAACATTGTATTAAGGGAGGTTGCGTCATTTACGAGGTCAAGATCAAGGAGCCTGTGTCTAATTGCGAGGTAGTGAACCTTGCTCAAAAGGTTGAAATAGTGCGTTCTATCGGGATTGCAAAGTCTTCCATATCCCTCTATGCAATGAGAGAGATATCTAGGAAAGCGAGCATCGTCGGGCTGGAGGAGGCTGTGTCTAAAATTTTGAACAAGATGAGAGAAGGAATGCCTGAATGTGTTTAGAATAGTAACTCTATGTCTATATAGCTAATCCTTAAATGTATAATGCTTCAATTTAATTTTCTTGTTCTGCCTGAGACCTTGGCTGGAAGGAGTTCTCCCAAGACATCGGTATACAACGAGATCATATTACCTTATAATCCCTTATGTGTACCACAAAGCCGAGTTCCTTCACTTTCCTAAGCAACTTCTCGTCAGCCGTGTAGACCGTTTGCCCAAGGATCTTACCAAGTGCTACATAGGATGCGTCGTAAACGGTTATCCCGTAAACGGAGGAGAGGTGCACTACATCCTTGATGAAGCTCTCGAAACCGTATAGGGTAAATTGAAAATCTTCAAGTATCTTGTTAACCTCCTCAAGCTCCCTCTCCCCTAGTCCATATGTATACCTTAAGCCGTTGAGAACTTCGAAGGGTAGAATGCAAGGTGCAGACAAATCCTCCAATCCTCTTGCATATGCCTCCTTTAGCAGGACGGACTCATCACTATATTCTTCGTTTGCAAACCACTTAACAACAACGGAGGCGTCAACTACTGCCAATTCCTGTCCCGCCACTCCCTTATACTCTCCTCGGATCTCTTACCTCCATAAACAAGGGAAAACTCGTGGGACTTCACAGACGCCTCCTGGATTCTTCGATTATCCTTCTTCCTCCTTGTCCTGCTCTCCTCCTCCACTACCTCTTCTATCTTTCTCCTAATGATTTCGCTCCAGTT from Metallosphaera sedula DSM 5348 harbors:
- a CDS encoding type II toxin-antitoxin system VapC family toxin is translated as MAVVDASVVVKWFANEEYSDESVLLKEAYARGLEDLSAPCILPFEVLNGLRYTYGLGERELEEVNKILEDFQFTLYGFESFIKDVVHLSSVYGITVYDASYVALGKILGQTVYTADEKLLRKVKELGFVVHIRDYKVI